From Patescibacteria group bacterium, a single genomic window includes:
- a CDS encoding peptidylprolyl isomerase, translated as METTTNTEGGEVKSKSNFRMFLFGLIGLVGLVILGAIAFGTYRAYAQVATDPFTATVASILRLPALKVGDQKVLYSDYLSDLKAIHVMQQYDKANNGPGAELTAEQMSDQVLLRLSNMILVNKAAKNYNLSVTDKDISDLKAQMLQQFKDEADANAQLMKRYGWTMAQYQEKVMKPFILQNKLSDAIAADPTLQTDIRNQAQQVLSQILNGADFATMAKQYGSDATAEQGGDLGWFGKGDMVPQFETAAFSLKKGEVDPVLVETQFGYHIIKLVDKRTTTAKDATTGKSVTKDEIRASHILFPYLDLGTYLDRISKQTDYHLYINVHNPFLPSTSTQQ; from the coding sequence ATGGAGACAACAACAAACACAGAGGGAGGAGAAGTAAAATCTAAGTCAAATTTTAGAATGTTTTTATTCGGTTTAATCGGGCTGGTCGGTTTGGTGATTTTGGGCGCCATCGCTTTTGGCACTTACCGGGCATATGCTCAAGTGGCCACTGATCCGTTTACCGCCACCGTTGCCAGCATTTTGCGTTTGCCGGCTTTGAAAGTCGGCGACCAGAAAGTTTTGTATTCCGATTACTTGAGTGATTTGAAAGCCATCCATGTCATGCAACAATATGACAAGGCCAATAACGGCCCGGGCGCCGAGTTAACCGCGGAACAAATGTCCGATCAGGTTTTATTGCGCCTGTCCAATATGATTTTGGTAAACAAAGCGGCTAAAAATTATAACCTTTCAGTGACCGACAAAGACATCAGTGATCTGAAAGCCCAGATGTTGCAACAATTCAAAGATGAAGCCGATGCCAACGCGCAATTGATGAAAAGATACGGTTGGACAATGGCCCAGTATCAGGAAAAAGTAATGAAGCCGTTTATTTTGCAGAATAAATTATCAGACGCGATTGCCGCTGATCCGACTTTGCAAACCGATATCAGAAATCAAGCCCAGCAGGTCTTGAGTCAGATTTTAAACGGCGCTGATTTCGCGACCATGGCGAAACAATACGGTAGTGATGCCACGGCCGAACAGGGCGGGGACTTGGGCTGGTTTGGCAAAGGCGATATGGTACCGCAATTTGAAACTGCCGCTTTCTCTTTGAAAAAAGGCGAGGTTGATCCGGTTTTGGTTGAAACACAATTTGGATATCATATAATCAAGCTGGTTGACAAGCGCACCACCACTGCCAAAGACGCCACTACCGGCAAGTCAGTGACAAAAGACGAGATTCGCGCCAGTCATATTCTGTTTCCGTATTTGGATTTGGGCACATATTTAGATAGGATCTCCAAGCAGACAGATTACCATCTGTATATCAATGTTCATAATCCGTTTTTACCAAGCACCAGTACACAACAATAA
- a CDS encoding septum formation initiator family protein, with protein MVSESGWKKFFGSRIFLLIAAIMAIMVIFAYARAYFQDYQVRQEIAQLQADAGNLEAKKIQLLEVLKYVKSSDFVEAKARSELNMIKPGEQVAVIPSQGRAGDNRQQKADMVSLSDVPNYIKWWNYFVH; from the coding sequence ATGGTTTCCGAAAGCGGATGGAAAAAATTTTTTGGTTCGCGGATATTTCTGCTGATAGCGGCCATAATGGCAATTATGGTAATTTTTGCTTACGCCCGGGCGTATTTTCAGGACTATCAGGTCCGTCAGGAAATTGCCCAGCTTCAGGCCGACGCCGGCAATCTGGAAGCCAAAAAAATTCAGCTGTTGGAGGTCTTAAAATACGTTAAATCAAGCGATTTTGTGGAGGCCAAGGCGCGCAGTGAACTGAATATGATCAAGCCCGGAGAGCAGGTCGCGGTTATTCCCAGCCAAGGCAGAGCCGGTGACAATAGACAACAAAAAGCGGATATGGTAAGCTTAAGTGACGTTCCAAACTATATAAAATGGTGGAATTATTTTGTCCATTAA
- a CDS encoding PH domain-containing protein — protein sequence MSIAKKIHLRENEQILSVVERYALTYFWKYSVGLTILFADSFFMFKLLSFSWWGDVIFALGMLAGLFIIFRVWFYNHVNIFIITSERIVDVQRSSLFDEVVTSVSYTDIKDISIRKKGVFANVFGYGNIIIQTNSEHFVLDVSAVRDPQKVHNIIVQADEKYRQNRHLASTRAVYENFIKLIPNLSAEDLAAVLELTRIQLEKVGGKDGGSLI from the coding sequence ATGTCAATAGCAAAAAAAATTCATCTTCGCGAAAACGAGCAAATTCTCTCGGTGGTGGAAAGATACGCCCTGACTTATTTTTGGAAATATTCAGTCGGTCTGACAATCTTATTTGCCGATTCGTTTTTCATGTTTAAACTGCTGTCTTTCAGTTGGTGGGGTGATGTGATTTTTGCCCTTGGTATGTTAGCCGGGTTGTTTATAATCTTCCGCGTCTGGTTTTACAATCACGTCAATATTTTTATTATCACCAGCGAACGCATTGTTGACGTGCAAAGATCTTCGTTGTTTGATGAAGTGGTCACTTCGGTCAGTTATACGGACATAAAAGATATTTCCATCAGGAAAAAAGGCGTGTTTGCCAATGTGTTCGGTTATGGAAATATAATAATCCAGACAAACAGCGAGCATTTTGTTTTGGATGTGAGCGCCGTGCGCGATCCGCAGAAAGTTCATAATATAATCGTCCAAGCGGATGAAAAATACCGGCAAAATCGCCATCTGGCCAGCACCAGGGCGGTTTATGAAAATTTTATAAAATTAATTCCTAATTTATCAGCCGAAGATTTGGCGGCGGTATTGGAATTGACCAGAATTCAGTTGGAAAAAGTTGGTGGAAAAGATGGCGGATCTTTGATATAA
- a CDS encoding UDP-N-acetylmuramoyl-L-alanyl-D-glutamate--2,6-diaminopimelate ligase, with protein MGLLKKLFHFKLALLAYWWYGRPSRKLIVVGVTGTKGKSTTCRLISSVLEAGGQKVGMLSTVEFQIGEKRWLNDKKMTMLGRGEIQKMLKQMVQAGCRYVVVETSSQGILQYRHYGLNYDVVVFTNLAPEHVEAHGGFENLKRDKGIIFAQLMKQAKKVFDNKKVPKVAVVNIDDQHSDYYLQFSADEKFGFGIKNTKPNLKNITGKILASTETGSEFSVNNHNYHINILGDFNVYNALAAIAVAKSQNIPEEKIDSGLKNVKLIEGRMEVVNPGQDFKVIVDYAHEPLSLTELFTNLRKMLGPTGKLIGLVGSDGGGRDKSKREKMGEIAGRLCDVVIITDVNCFDEDPNQIAEMLAVGARHANKTNNENLFIEVDRRRAIEKAITMAKAGDIIAITAKGTEPCIVVANGKKIPWDDRQVAKEILCQ; from the coding sequence ATGGGATTACTGAAAAAACTTTTTCATTTTAAACTGGCCCTCTTGGCCTATTGGTGGTATGGCCGGCCTTCCCGAAAATTAATCGTGGTCGGAGTCACCGGCACTAAAGGCAAATCAACCACCTGCAGATTGATTTCTTCGGTTTTGGAAGCCGGCGGGCAAAAGGTGGGGATGCTAAGCACGGTTGAATTTCAAATTGGCGAAAAGCGCTGGCTCAATGATAAAAAAATGACCATGCTCGGCCGTGGGGAAATTCAAAAAATGTTAAAACAAATGGTGCAAGCCGGGTGCCGGTATGTGGTGGTGGAGACATCTTCGCAGGGAATTTTGCAGTATCGCCATTACGGTTTGAATTATGACGTGGTGGTGTTTACCAATTTGGCGCCGGAACACGTGGAGGCGCATGGCGGATTTGAAAATTTAAAACGCGACAAGGGCATTATTTTTGCGCAACTGATGAAACAGGCCAAAAAGGTTTTTGATAACAAAAAAGTGCCAAAGGTGGCTGTGGTAAATATTGACGACCAGCACAGCGATTATTATTTACAATTTTCGGCTGATGAAAAATTCGGCTTTGGAATAAAAAACACAAAACCGAATTTAAAAAATATTACCGGTAAGATTTTGGCTTCCACAGAAACCGGATCAGAATTTTCAGTAAATAATCATAATTATCATATAAATATTTTAGGGGATTTTAATGTCTATAATGCCCTGGCCGCCATTGCCGTGGCCAAATCGCAAAATATTCCTGAAGAAAAAATCGATAGCGGCTTGAAAAATGTTAAATTGATTGAAGGCCGGATGGAAGTGGTCAATCCGGGGCAGGATTTTAAGGTGATTGTTGATTACGCGCACGAGCCGTTAAGTTTAACGGAATTATTTACAAATTTGCGCAAAATGCTCGGTCCGACAGGCAAATTAATCGGTTTGGTCGGTTCTGACGGTGGCGGCCGCGATAAAAGCAAGCGTGAAAAAATGGGCGAGATTGCCGGCCGGCTTTGTGATGTGGTAATTATTACCGACGTAAATTGTTTTGATGAAGACCCAAATCAAATTGCCGAGATGCTGGCAGTTGGCGCGCGGCATGCAAATAAAACAAACAATGAAAATTTATTCATAGAAGTTGACCGGCGCCGGGCGATAGAGAAAGCCATAACAATGGCCAAAGCCGGGGATATAATTGCCATCACGGCCAAGGGCACTGAACCGTGCATTGTCGTGGCCAATGGCAAAAAAATCCCCTGGGATGACCGCCAAGTCGCCAAAGAAATTTTATGTCAATAG
- a CDS encoding UDP-N-acetylglucosamine--N-acetylmuramyl-(pentapeptide) pyrophosphoryl-undecaprenol N-acetylglucosamine transferase, whose translation MKIILSGGGTLGPVVPILAVFEIYKKHDPSAEFVWVGTKSGIEQKLVEKYGIPFLPIASGKLRRYFSFFNFIDVFKVFWGFLESLILLWQEKPALLITAGGFVSVPLHFAAAALGIPTWVHQQDFEIGLANKMMAKSATKITVALKDNLANFDAMKTEWLGNPVRNLTESNLTMARAKFGIPAGAPVIFALGGGTGSNTINKMVLDALPLLPRDWHVIHLVGRERQSTPQQNATTIFSNYHVYEFFTEEMKYAYAIASVVVARAGFSTITELAALAKTSILVPILNNHQEVNANMLARNKAVVVLNEKIDGGQKLAHIVKDLIEYPEVAKFLGNKLHEVLPPAKPERVIAIVEELASSI comes from the coding sequence ATGAAAATAATCCTTTCCGGTGGTGGAACTTTGGGACCGGTAGTGCCGATACTGGCGGTTTTTGAAATTTATAAAAAACATGACCCGAGTGCGGAGTTTGTCTGGGTCGGCACAAAAAGCGGCATTGAACAAAAGCTGGTGGAAAAATACGGTATCCCTTTTTTGCCGATTGCTTCCGGAAAATTGCGCCGTTATTTTTCTTTCTTTAATTTTATTGACGTCTTTAAAGTATTTTGGGGATTTCTGGAGTCCTTGATTTTGCTGTGGCAGGAAAAACCGGCTTTACTTATTACAGCCGGCGGCTTTGTCAGCGTGCCTTTGCACTTCGCGGCCGCGGCTTTGGGCATTCCTACCTGGGTGCACCAGCAGGATTTTGAGATCGGTTTGGCCAATAAGATGATGGCCAAATCCGCCACAAAAATTACCGTGGCCTTGAAAGATAATTTAGCCAATTTTGATGCCATGAAAACAGAGTGGCTGGGCAATCCGGTGCGGAATTTAACCGAATCAAATTTGACGATGGCCAGGGCCAAGTTTGGCATACCGGCCGGGGCGCCGGTGATTTTTGCTCTGGGTGGAGGCACGGGCTCAAACACCATCAATAAAATGGTTTTGGATGCTTTGCCGCTTTTGCCTAGGGATTGGCACGTTATTCATCTGGTGGGCAGAGAAAGGCAGAGCACCCCGCAACAGAACGCCACTACGATTTTTTCCAATTATCATGTTTATGAATTTTTTACCGAGGAAATGAAGTATGCTTACGCGATTGCGAGCGTGGTGGTGGCCCGGGCCGGATTTTCTACCATTACCGAATTGGCAGCATTAGCAAAAACATCTATATTGGTGCCGATTTTAAATAATCATCAGGAAGTAAATGCCAATATGCTGGCCAGAAACAAAGCGGTGGTGGTGCTTAATGAAAAAATAGACGGCGGCCAAAAGTTGGCGCATATTGTCAAAGATTTGATTGAATATCCGGAAGTGGCAAAATTTTTGGGAAATAAATTGCACGAAGTTTTACCTCCAGCCAAGCCGGAGCGGGTGATTGCGATTGTAGAGGAATTGGCTAGCTCAATCTGA
- a CDS encoding sigma-70 family RNA polymerase sigma factor: MPSKRRTIKRSSKQLRGSHTRRHKKENKPKLKKAKKIIKKNKKIKPRKKGKILRPRKPEFVPEIIFEPTPNKIWDIVIKGRNRGFITQIELESVFPRPEAYLDLYEGFLEVLDKNGVTVVESTSGFLGKKEESKLTLKQFQGAQPDMDVPFDLGSISSDSIQMYLREIGKIPLLKGDEEVALAKRKERGDKEAERKIIEANLRLVVSIAKKFVGKSLSLLDLIQEGNIGLFRAVKKFDHRKGYKFSTYATWWIRQAITRALADQSRTIRIPVHMVETINRFQQVQRRLLQDLGRDPTPEELAAEMGEEVSKINHIIKISQDTVSLEMSVGDDEDDDSALQDFVEDVKNISPDRAAGLQILRDYVKDAIKDLSPREQKILEMRFGLTDGVTHTLEEVGKEFDVTRERIRQIEAKALEKIEHNLTVIGKLRDY, translated from the coding sequence ATGCCTTCCAAGAGAAGGACAATTAAGCGTTCTTCCAAGCAACTGCGCGGTAGCCATACGCGTAGGCATAAAAAGGAGAACAAACCGAAGTTAAAAAAAGCTAAAAAAATCATCAAAAAAAATAAAAAAATAAAACCCCGTAAAAAAGGAAAAATTTTGCGTCCCCGCAAACCGGAATTCGTACCTGAAATAATTTTTGAACCGACGCCCAATAAAATCTGGGACATAGTTATCAAAGGCAGAAACAGGGGATTTATCACGCAAATTGAACTGGAGAGCGTCTTTCCCAGACCCGAGGCCTATCTTGATTTATACGAGGGATTTTTGGAAGTGCTTGATAAAAACGGCGTGACCGTGGTTGAAAGCACCAGCGGATTTTTGGGCAAAAAAGAAGAAAGCAAGTTGACTTTAAAACAGTTTCAGGGAGCCCAGCCGGATATGGACGTGCCCTTTGATCTCGGTTCCATCTCATCCGACTCCATCCAGATGTATCTGCGCGAGATTGGAAAAATCCCATTGCTTAAAGGCGACGAAGAAGTGGCGCTGGCCAAACGCAAAGAGCGCGGCGACAAAGAGGCAGAGAGAAAAATTATTGAGGCCAACTTGCGGTTGGTGGTTTCCATTGCCAAAAAATTTGTGGGCAAATCGTTGTCTTTGCTTGATTTGATCCAGGAAGGAAACATTGGTTTGTTTAGGGCCGTGAAAAAATTTGACCACCGCAAGGGGTATAAATTTTCCACTTACGCCACTTGGTGGATCAGGCAGGCCATCACCCGCGCGCTCGCCGATCAATCCCGCACCATCCGCATTCCGGTGCATATGGTTGAAACCATCAACCGATTCCAGCAGGTGCAGAGAAGATTATTGCAGGATTTGGGCCGCGATCCGACTCCGGAAGAATTGGCCGCGGAAATGGGTGAAGAGGTGAGCAAGATAAATCATATTATAAAAATATCGCAAGACACCGTGTCTTTGGAGATGTCGGTTGGCGATGATGAAGACGACGACAGCGCTTTGCAGGACTTTGTTGAGGATGTAAAAAATATTTCGCCTGACCGCGCCGCCGGTTTGCAGATTTTGCGCGATTATGTCAAAGACGCAATCAAAGATTTGTCTCCGCGCGAGCAGAAAATTTTGGAAATGCGCTTTGGACTGACTGACGGCGTAACCCACACCTTGGAAGAAGTGGGTAAGGAATTTGACGTTACCCGCGAACGCATCCGCCAAATTGAAGCCAAGGCCTTGGAAAAGATTGAACATAATTTGACTGTAATCGGAAAATTGCGAGATTATTAA
- the dnaG gene encoding DNA primase, giving the protein MTDIQAIKDRLDIVQILGEYLQLKKAGANWKAPCPFHHEKTPSFMVHPEKQIWHCFGCGKGGDIFTFLQEMEGIDFPEALKILAERAGVKMDTYVSEINKSQKNRLLEINAKAAYFFHHFLLEMPTAHSAREYLDRRQLKKETIEEWQIGFIPEQWDLLTQYLLKKGFAIDDLIASGLTIKKDGANFQAGKGFYDRFRGRIMFPIWDAHGNNAGFTGRVLVETEKSGGKYVNTPQSPVFDKSRLLYGLNKAKMEIKTKDLTVLVEGQMDVVACHQAGMKNVVAASGTALTFEQVKLLKRYSNNIAMAFDADAAGQNAAKRGIDIALEQGMNIKIIKIPEGAGKDADECLKKNPAVWFKAVESATDVMEWYFNSAFSAKLESGPKQKQKIIEGLLPEIARLQFGAERDHWLRQLSEKLDIDANVLREELKKSAKQPQPSRQAGGEDQPKNVPIFNGQDQGYLLRLESLWSLLMKFPKLIISHYSYLRPEFFTGTPYMPLYELIKEAYNPNIVTKTEIREILEEGGDLVSILLLKADKDFEGFSKEDSTHEVDDLLEKIKSEWIKKRRKELNDHLKIAQTAKDEKKMSEILKEILTLQ; this is encoded by the coding sequence ATGACCGACATCCAAGCCATAAAAGACCGCCTTGATATTGTGCAGATTTTAGGCGAATATCTTCAGCTGAAAAAAGCCGGCGCCAACTGGAAGGCGCCCTGCCCGTTTCATCATGAAAAAACGCCGTCTTTTATGGTGCATCCGGAAAAGCAGATTTGGCACTGTTTTGGCTGCGGCAAGGGCGGAGATATTTTTACATTTTTACAGGAAATGGAAGGTATAGATTTCCCCGAGGCCCTGAAAATTTTGGCCGAACGCGCCGGAGTAAAAATGGATACCTATGTTTCGGAAATAAACAAAAGCCAGAAAAATCGGTTGCTGGAGATAAATGCCAAGGCCGCGTATTTTTTTCATCATTTTTTACTGGAGATGCCGACGGCGCACAGCGCGCGCGAGTACCTGGACAGGCGCCAGCTAAAAAAAGAAACGATTGAAGAATGGCAAATCGGATTCATACCGGAACAGTGGGATTTGCTCACCCAGTATTTATTAAAAAAGGGCTTTGCCATTGATGATTTGATTGCCTCCGGGCTGACCATAAAAAAAGACGGTGCCAATTTTCAGGCGGGCAAGGGTTTTTATGATCGTTTTCGCGGGCGGATAATGTTCCCGATTTGGGATGCGCACGGCAACAATGCCGGCTTCACCGGCCGGGTTTTGGTGGAAACGGAAAAATCGGGCGGAAAATATGTGAACACTCCCCAGAGTCCGGTGTTTGATAAATCCCGCCTGCTTTATGGATTAAATAAAGCTAAAATGGAGATAAAAACCAAAGACCTAACCGTGTTGGTGGAAGGACAGATGGATGTGGTGGCTTGCCACCAGGCCGGCATGAAAAATGTGGTGGCCGCCTCGGGCACCGCGCTCACCTTTGAACAGGTAAAATTACTGAAAAGATATTCCAATAATATCGCCATGGCTTTTGATGCGGACGCGGCCGGGCAAAACGCGGCCAAGCGCGGCATTGATATAGCCCTGGAGCAGGGGATGAACATAAAGATTATAAAGATCCCGGAAGGCGCCGGCAAAGACGCGGATGAATGTTTGAAAAAAAATCCGGCGGTTTGGTTTAAAGCGGTGGAGAGCGCGACCGATGTGATGGAATGGTATTTTAATTCGGCTTTTTCAGCCAAGTTGGAAAGCGGTCCGAAACAAAAACAAAAAATAATTGAAGGCCTCCTGCCGGAGATTGCCCGTTTGCAGTTTGGCGCTGAAAGAGATCACTGGCTTCGTCAGCTGTCTGAAAAATTAGATATAGACGCCAATGTTTTAAGGGAAGAATTAAAAAAGTCCGCTAAACAACCGCAACCGTCGCGCCAAGCCGGAGGCGAAGATCAACCCAAGAACGTGCCTATTTTTAACGGTCAGGACCAGGGCTATTTATTAAGATTGGAGAGTTTGTGGTCTCTGCTTATGAAATTTCCCAAACTTATTATTTCCCATTATTCATATTTAAGACCGGAATTTTTTACAGGCACCCCGTATATGCCTCTTTACGAATTAATAAAAGAGGCGTATAATCCAAATATAGTAACCAAAACAGAAATTAGGGAGATTTTAGAAGAGGGTGGAGACCTTGTTAGTATTTTGTTATTAAAAGCCGATAAAGATTTTGAAGGATTTTCCAAAGAAGATTCAACCCATGAAGTTGATGATCTGCTTGAAAAAATAAAGTCAGAATGGATTAAAAAAAGAAGAAAAGAATTAAACGATCATTTAAAAATCGCTCAAACAGCCAAAGATGAAAAAAAGATGTCGGAAATCTTAAAAGAAATTTTAACCTTACAATAA
- a CDS encoding ABC transporter permease, with translation MSRIFKTYLRLAITALKRQKVRSILTIVGISIGIAAVIVISSAGAGLNSLVVGQLDMFGADTISIEVQVPSTKSTQGAIAMAEGVTITTLKEKDFKTVENYPNIENAYGFLTAQALVSYQGQIKKAMVFGEGYNAPAVETLPIAEGRFYDQNEDNSLSQVVVLGSALKDDLFGDNNAVGETVYIGGKPFKVVGIAGKRGTMSFLDLDTLIYIPVKTVQKRILGIDYYMEIIAKIKDTNKSQQTVEDLTAMIRENHNITDPTKDDFAVQTMAQAKDMIETVLGAITLLLIALVCISLLVGGVGITNIMYVTVAERTFEIGLMKAIGAKSKDILNQFLIEAVIITTAGGIVGVVVGALISLLVYFLAISYGLQWTFSISILSIFLAVGFSALIGLFFGVYPAKKAAGLNPIEALRRE, from the coding sequence ATGAGTAGAATTTTTAAAACTTATCTGCGGTTGGCCATCACGGCTTTAAAACGACAAAAAGTGCGCTCTATTTTAACTATTGTCGGCATTAGCATTGGTATTGCGGCCGTGATTGTGATTTCTTCAGCCGGAGCAGGACTTAATTCTTTGGTTGTGGGCCAGTTGGATATGTTTGGGGCCGATACAATCTCTATTGAAGTACAGGTGCCCAGCACAAAAAGTACTCAAGGCGCCATCGCTATGGCCGAAGGCGTAACCATTACCACTTTGAAAGAAAAAGATTTTAAAACCGTGGAAAATTATCCAAATATTGAAAATGCTTACGGATTTTTAACGGCGCAGGCGCTGGTGAGCTATCAAGGACAGATTAAGAAAGCCATGGTATTTGGCGAAGGGTATAACGCGCCGGCAGTGGAAACCTTACCAATTGCCGAAGGTCGATTTTATGATCAAAATGAAGATAACTCGCTATCACAGGTGGTTGTTTTGGGGTCGGCATTAAAGGATGATTTATTTGGAGATAATAATGCCGTGGGTGAAACCGTATATATTGGAGGAAAGCCGTTTAAGGTGGTTGGTATCGCCGGAAAACGCGGCACAATGTCATTTCTTGATCTGGATACCTTAATATACATACCGGTCAAGACCGTGCAAAAAAGAATTTTAGGCATTGATTATTACATGGAGATTATTGCCAAGATAAAAGACACTAACAAATCACAGCAGACGGTTGAGGACTTAACGGCGATGATCAGGGAAAATCATAATATCACCGATCCGACTAAGGATGATTTTGCTGTACAGACAATGGCGCAGGCCAAAGATATGATTGAAACGGTGCTTGGCGCGATTACGCTTTTGCTGATTGCCTTGGTTTGTATTTCGCTTTTGGTTGGCGGGGTGGGAATTACCAATATTATGTATGTGACCGTGGCCGAAAGGACTTTTGAAATTGGTTTGATGAAAGCGATTGGCGCCAAAAGCAAAGATATTTTAAATCAATTTTTGATTGAAGCGGTAATTATTACCACGGCCGGCGGAATAGTGGGCGTGGTCGTGGGCGCTTTAATTTCTCTTTTAGTATATTTTCTGGCAATTTCCTACGGGTTGCAGTGGACTTTTTCCATTTCTATTCTCTCTATTTTTTTGGCGGTTGGTTTTTCCGCTCTGATCGGTTTGTTCTTTGGGGTTTATCCGGCCAAAAAGGCGGCGGGATTAAACCCAATTGAGGCCTTGCGGAGGGAATAG
- a CDS encoding ABC transporter permease yields MKLSENIHNSWHIIAANKVRSVLTMLGIIIGIMAVIVIMSVGAGAQSLIVNQVSSLGSNLVGVLPGKAEANGPPVSVMGIVITTLKYEDVKALVAGGDPHILAATGYVKGTDTVTWQDNKTDTTFVGVMASYPQVETAEVASGRFFSEEEERSTAKVAVLASQTAKNLFGDENPIGQQIKIKRVSFQVIGVLKARGTSGFQDQDDQIFVPITAAQKLLLGINYISYLRAQVDDASNVDGAVLFIEDTLRVEHNISNPANDDFTVRSSAQGLDAINTVTNALKFFLAAIAALSLVVGGVGIMNIMLAAVQERTREIGLRKAVGARSSQISLQFLVETMMVTFIGGVIGILLGILVSFGIAKVAQSMGYKWDLVVTYSSIILACGVSAGIGLIFGIIPARRASALNPIEALRYE; encoded by the coding sequence ATGAAACTCTCCGAAAACATTCACAATTCATGGCACATCATCGCCGCGAACAAGGTTCGTTCTGTTTTGACGATGCTTGGCATTATCATCGGCATCATGGCCGTGATTGTGATTATGTCGGTTGGCGCCGGCGCGCAGAGTTTGATTGTCAATCAGGTGAGCAGTTTGGGATCAAATTTAGTCGGCGTTTTGCCGGGCAAAGCCGAAGCCAACGGCCCGCCGGTTTCAGTAATGGGGATTGTGATTACAACTTTAAAATATGAAGATGTAAAAGCGCTGGTTGCCGGCGGCGATCCTCATATTTTGGCGGCCACCGGATACGTTAAAGGAACAGATACCGTAACTTGGCAAGACAATAAGACCGACACTACCTTTGTGGGGGTGATGGCCAGTTATCCGCAGGTGGAAACCGCGGAAGTGGCGAGCGGTCGTTTTTTTTCTGAAGAAGAAGAAAGATCAACGGCTAAAGTTGCGGTGTTGGCCAGCCAGACCGCCAAAAATTTATTCGGCGATGAGAATCCGATTGGCCAGCAAATTAAAATTAAAAGAGTGAGCTTCCAGGTTATCGGGGTGTTAAAGGCGCGCGGCACCAGCGGTTTTCAAGATCAGGATGATCAAATTTTTGTGCCCATCACCGCCGCGCAGAAGTTATTATTGGGAATAAATTATATCAGTTATCTGCGCGCTCAAGTTGATGACGCCAGCAATGTTGACGGCGCGGTTTTGTTTATTGAAGACACTTTGCGGGTAGAGCATAATATTTCTAATCCGGCCAACGATGATTTCACGGTCAGGTCTTCCGCCCAAGGACTGGACGCCATAAACACAGTAACCAATGCTTTAAAATTTTTCTTAGCGGCTATCGCCGCCTTGTCACTGGTAGTCGGCGGAGTGGGGATCATGAATATCATGCTGGCCGCGGTGCAGGAGCGCACCAGAGAGATCGGTTTGCGCAAGGCGGTGGGAGCCAGAAGTTCGCAAATATCTCTGCAGTTTTTAGTTGAAACAATGATGGTCACTTTTATCGGCGGCGTGATCGGTATTTTACTCGGCATTTTAGTTTCTTTTGGCATTGCTAAAGTGGCTCAAAGCATGGGTTACAAATGGGATTTGGTGGTTACTTATTCATCAATTATTCTGGCTTGCGGAGTTTCGGCCGGCATTGGCTTGATTTTTGGAATTATACCGGCGCGCCGGGCCAGCGCGCTTAATCCGATAGAGGCACTGCGATATGAGTAG